From a region of the Sporosarcina ureilytica genome:
- the greA gene encoding transcription elongation factor GreA — protein sequence MITEKKFPMTAAGKLKLEEELEHLITVKRKEVVERIKIARDFGDLSENSEYDSAKEEQAFIEGRISSIEGMIRNAVIINESEFNTDEVQLGNTVTFKELPDGDEETYTIVGSAEANPIEGLISNDSPIAKGLMGHKKGDEVKINTPGGEMSVTIVEIK from the coding sequence ATGATTACGGAAAAGAAATTTCCGATGACTGCTGCGGGAAAACTAAAGCTAGAAGAAGAGTTAGAACATCTAATAACGGTTAAACGTAAAGAAGTTGTAGAACGCATTAAAATTGCAAGAGATTTTGGTGACCTTTCGGAAAACTCAGAGTATGACTCTGCGAAAGAAGAACAGGCATTTATCGAAGGAAGAATTTCATCAATTGAAGGAATGATTCGCAATGCAGTGATTATTAATGAATCTGAATTTAATACAGATGAAGTACAACTTGGAAATACAGTAACATTTAAAGAATTACCAGATGGTGATGAAGAAACCTACACAATTGTTGGTTCAGCTGAAGCGAATCCGATTGAAGGATTAATCTCCAATGACTCGCCAATTGCAAAAGGATTAATGGGCCACAAAAAAGGCGATGAAGTAAAAATAAATACGCCTGGTGGAGAAATGTCGGTTACAATCGTTGAAATAAAATAA
- the udk gene encoding uridine kinase, whose product MKVDKPLVIGIAGGSGSGKTSVTNAIYDVFKDNSVAVIGQDFYYKDQSHLRFEERLETNYDHPLAFDTDLLVEHIQLLLNRQPIEKPTYDYTLHTRSNETVMIEPKDVIIVEGILVLEDVALRNLMDIKLFVDTDADLRIIRRILRDIHERGRSIDSVVEQYLSVVRPMHNQFIEPTKKYADIIVPEGGKNKVAIDLMVTKIKTILDKGTELYYDDDIKS is encoded by the coding sequence ATGAAAGTAGATAAACCACTCGTCATCGGAATTGCTGGAGGTTCGGGATCGGGAAAAACGAGCGTTACGAATGCAATTTACGATGTATTTAAAGATAACTCGGTCGCTGTCATAGGCCAAGATTTTTATTATAAAGACCAGTCGCATCTTCGCTTTGAAGAGCGGTTAGAAACGAATTACGACCATCCGCTTGCGTTCGATACGGATTTATTAGTAGAGCATATTCAATTGTTGCTCAACCGACAACCTATTGAAAAACCAACATATGATTATACATTGCATACACGTTCAAATGAAACGGTTATGATAGAACCGAAAGATGTCATAATTGTTGAAGGGATTCTTGTATTAGAAGATGTCGCACTTCGAAATTTAATGGATATTAAATTGTTCGTCGATACAGATGCGGATCTCCGGATTATTAGAAGGATTTTGCGCGACATTCATGAAAGAGGTCGTTCTATCGATTCAGTCGTTGAACAATATCTATCCGTTGTTCGTCCGATGCACAATCAATTTATCGAACCTACAAAGAAATATGCAGATATTATTGTCCCAGAAGGTGGGAAAAATAAAGTCGCAATTGACCTGATGGTGACAAAAATAAAAACAATTCTTGATAAAGGAACAGAATTATACTATGATGATGACATAAAATCATAG
- a CDS encoding O-methyltransferase, translating to MIEELATIYKYETYIADLGKEKDSLLLEMESYAIKNHVPIMGSHAIETFIGLLSLQKPENILEIGSAIGYSAIRMAQAFPNASITTIERDSERYHKASDYIEASELNHRIEIIEADALELAIDTHLKKPYDALFIDAAKGQYKRFFEKYSPLVIPGGVIYCDNMFMHGMVLQEDKDVPRRKRTMIRNLKEFTSWVMAHPSFDTFLLPVGDGILIAIKKEA from the coding sequence ATGATTGAGGAGTTGGCTACGATTTATAAATATGAAACTTACATAGCTGACCTAGGAAAAGAAAAGGATTCACTTTTGTTAGAAATGGAAAGCTATGCAATAAAAAATCATGTCCCAATTATGGGAAGTCATGCAATTGAAACTTTTATTGGGTTGCTATCGTTACAAAAACCTGAAAATATTCTTGAAATCGGAAGTGCAATTGGCTATTCAGCAATTAGGATGGCCCAGGCCTTCCCAAATGCATCGATTACAACGATTGAGCGTGATTCGGAACGCTATCATAAAGCTAGTGATTATATTGAAGCTTCCGAACTGAATCATCGTATCGAGATTATTGAAGCCGATGCATTAGAATTAGCGATTGATACGCATTTAAAGAAACCATATGATGCTCTTTTTATTGATGCAGCCAAAGGGCAGTACAAGCGTTTCTTTGAAAAATATTCACCTTTAGTGATTCCTGGTGGAGTTATTTATTGCGATAATATGTTCATGCATGGTATGGTTTTGCAGGAAGATAAAGACGTGCCAAGACGAAAGCGTACAATGATCCGTAATTTGAAGGAATTTACTTCATGGGTAATGGCGCATCCTAGTTTTGATACATTCTTACTTCCAGTAGGTGACGGAATATTAATTGCAATAAAAAAAGAAGCATAG
- the mltG gene encoding endolytic transglycosylase MltG: MDKGSKKEVMFERMREKKKEVKIVRKIVFGIALGILVIGLIGGLFTYNYISKGLKAYDPNSEELIEVNIPIGSGLNNISKILEEKGIVKSARLFKYYAKFNNESKFQAGTYELSKSMTPDELIKSLKTGKVYREPVFTLTVPEGLTLKEVASIVENRTNVSAEDFLAYVNDKENIEFLMGKYPHLITEEVFGEQIKFPLEGYLFPATYPFYEENPSVEMIVDSMLEATEANILPFLDYLEKKDKSVHWLLTFASLLEKEATAQADRETIASVFYNRLAIDMPLQTDPTVAYAHGEHLSRTYYKDLEIDDPYNTYKYAGIPPGPIAGAGKSSIEAVVDPSQTKYLYFLAGKDGMNHFAVTYEEHLSNRAKYID; this comes from the coding sequence ATGGATAAAGGTTCGAAAAAAGAAGTCATGTTCGAACGAATGCGTGAAAAGAAAAAAGAAGTAAAAATCGTTAGGAAAATTGTCTTTGGGATTGCGCTAGGTATTCTAGTCATTGGTTTAATAGGTGGATTATTTACTTATAATTATATTTCAAAAGGATTAAAAGCATACGATCCAAATTCTGAGGAACTCATTGAAGTTAACATCCCGATTGGTTCGGGTTTAAATAATATTTCAAAAATCCTCGAAGAAAAAGGTATTGTTAAAAGCGCGCGCTTATTTAAGTATTACGCCAAATTTAATAACGAATCTAAATTTCAAGCAGGTACGTATGAATTATCAAAATCAATGACACCCGATGAATTAATAAAAAGTTTAAAAACAGGAAAAGTATATCGCGAACCGGTATTTACGTTAACAGTACCTGAGGGCCTGACGCTTAAAGAAGTCGCTAGTATTGTAGAAAATCGAACAAATGTAAGTGCAGAAGACTTTTTAGCTTATGTGAATGATAAAGAGAATATCGAATTTTTAATGGGGAAATATCCGCATTTAATTACAGAAGAAGTTTTTGGTGAACAGATTAAATTTCCTTTAGAAGGATATTTATTCCCGGCAACTTATCCATTTTACGAAGAAAATCCATCTGTTGAAATGATCGTCGATAGCATGTTGGAAGCGACAGAAGCGAATATTTTACCGTTTTTAGATTATCTAGAGAAAAAAGATAAATCCGTTCATTGGCTGTTAACCTTCGCTTCATTGTTAGAAAAGGAAGCAACGGCACAGGCGGATCGGGAGACGATTGCGAGTGTATTCTATAACCGTCTAGCCATCGACATGCCATTACAAACAGACCCAACTGTTGCCTATGCGCATGGCGAACATTTAAGTAGAACGTATTATAAGGACCTTGAAATCGATGACCCATACAATACGTATAAATACGCAGGGATTCCTCCAGGACCGATTGCAGGCGCAGGAAAGTCTTCTATAGAGGCTGTCGTTGATCCATCTCAAACAAAATATTTATACTTTTTAGCAGGGAAAGATGGCATGAACCATTTCGCTGTAACTTATGAAGAACATTTAAGTAATCGTGCGAAATATATAGACTAA
- a CDS encoding DUF1292 domain-containing protein: MEHGQETMTIVDENGNEHVCEVILTFESKDYGKSYVLYHVLGKEEDDTEEIEIHASAFIPNEDGEEDGELMPIEDDEEWAMVEETLNTFLGEEEEEED, from the coding sequence ATGGAACACGGACAAGAAACAATGACAATTGTAGATGAAAATGGAAACGAGCATGTATGTGAAGTAATCCTTACATTTGAATCAAAAGACTACGGAAAATCGTATGTGCTTTACCACGTTTTAGGGAAAGAGGAAGATGATACTGAGGAGATCGAAATTCATGCCTCAGCATTCATACCAAATGAAGACGGTGAAGAAGACGGTGAACTTATGCCTATTGAAGACGATGAAGAGTGGGCTATGGTCGAAGAAACATTGAACACATTTTTAGGTGAAGAAGAAGAGGAAGAAGATTAA
- the ruvX gene encoding Holliday junction resolvase RuvX — protein MRIMGLDVGSKTIGVAISDALGWTAQGIETISINETEGKFGLERIRELISEYKVNEFVIGYPKNMNNTVGPRGEASEHYADLLKENFNLPVTLWDERLTTMAAERTLIEADVSRKKRKQVIDKMAAVMILQGFLDRKNR, from the coding sequence GTGAGGATAATGGGGTTAGACGTCGGCTCAAAAACAATTGGGGTTGCAATTAGCGATGCCTTAGGGTGGACAGCCCAAGGCATTGAAACGATTTCAATTAATGAGACTGAAGGAAAGTTTGGTTTGGAACGAATTCGTGAACTTATCTCAGAGTATAAGGTGAATGAGTTCGTCATTGGCTACCCGAAAAATATGAACAATACGGTTGGTCCAAGAGGGGAAGCATCTGAACATTATGCGGACCTCTTAAAAGAAAATTTCAATCTTCCTGTAACTTTATGGGATGAAAGATTGACGACAATGGCTGCGGAGCGTACACTAATTGAGGCGGATGTTAGTCGGAAAAAACGTAAACAAGTAATAGATAAAATGGCAGCCGTTATGATATTACAAGGTTTTTTAGACAGAAAAAATAGATGA
- a CDS encoding IreB family regulatory phosphoprotein translates to MNSYDKTMKFNFPEESMEEEVKQVMLHVHKALDEKGYNPINQIVGYLLSGDPAYIPRHEDARNLIRKLERDEIIEELVKFYIRENGGQLK, encoded by the coding sequence ATGAATTCATACGACAAAACGATGAAGTTCAACTTTCCTGAAGAATCAATGGAAGAAGAAGTAAAGCAAGTCATGCTTCATGTCCATAAAGCATTAGACGAAAAAGGGTACAATCCGATTAATCAAATCGTAGGGTATCTACTATCAGGTGACCCTGCCTATATCCCACGTCACGAAGATGCACGGAATTTGATCCGAAAACTAGAGCGAGACGAAATTATCGAAGAACTTGTGAAGTTTTATATCCGTGAAAACGGGGGACAACTTAAGTGA
- the alaS gene encoding alanine--tRNA ligase translates to MKKLTASEIRSMFLNYFKEHGHSIEPSAPLVPIDDASLLWINSGVATLKKYFDGRIVPDNPRIVNAQKSIRTNDIENVGKTARHHTFFEMLGNFSIGDYFKEEAIVRAWEFLTSKDWIGFDPSLLYVTVHPEDDEAYNIWREHIGLAEERIIRLEGNFWDIGEGPSGPNTEIFYDRGPKYGDDFSDPELYPGGENERYLEIWNLVFSEFNHNPDHTYTPLPNKNIDTGLGLERMASVLQDVPTNYDTDLFIPIIQEVEKISGEKYGEDEAKDVAFKVIADHIRTVAFAIGDGALPSNEGRGYVLRRLLRRAVRFAMQLGINRPFMYELVPVTGSIMKDYYPEVDEKKEFIMKVIQNEEERFHETLSDGMSILSTVIEKAKQDKKPLVSGAAAFQLYDTYGFPFELTEELAEEAGVQVDEASFKNEMEKQRERARAARQDVDSMKVQSGVLGDIHDTSEFIGYDNLTTEATVSNLLQNGTFIEQASEGDEIQFILNVTPFYAESGGQIADKGTIATDTFTADVHNVQKAPNGQNLHTATVRRGSITSGTTVVATVDAEKREKTIKNHTATHLLHKALKVVLGEHVAQAGSYVGPDRLRFDFSHFGQVTDEELEQIEKLVNDKIWDDIEVAIAEKPIDEAKRQGAMALFGEKYGDIVRVVAIDDYSIELCGGCHVTSTAKIGLFKLVSESGIGAGTRRIEALTGKSAYEAFKEEEEILKTAAMLIKAKPVEMVAKVESVLLSIKELERVNNSLSAQLANSQLSGVLDGSETIGDVTVVSARVDVKDNQALRQMMDELKQKVSKGVIVLGTVVNEKVMLVAGVTNDLKTSNYHAGKLVNHVASQCDGKGGGRPDMAMAGAKDASKLDDALQSVYDYVKTV, encoded by the coding sequence ATGAAAAAATTAACAGCATCAGAAATTCGTTCTATGTTTTTAAACTATTTTAAAGAACACGGCCATAGTATCGAGCCATCTGCACCGCTTGTGCCTATCGATGACGCTTCATTGTTATGGATTAACAGTGGGGTAGCAACATTAAAGAAATACTTTGATGGACGTATCGTTCCTGACAATCCAAGAATTGTGAATGCGCAAAAATCGATTCGAACAAATGATATCGAAAACGTGGGGAAAACTGCACGCCATCATACGTTCTTTGAAATGCTTGGGAACTTCTCTATCGGGGACTATTTCAAAGAAGAAGCAATTGTACGTGCTTGGGAGTTTTTAACGTCTAAAGATTGGATTGGTTTTGACCCATCATTACTTTATGTGACCGTTCATCCTGAAGATGATGAGGCATATAACATTTGGCGTGAGCATATTGGTTTAGCCGAAGAACGCATTATCCGATTGGAAGGGAATTTCTGGGATATCGGAGAAGGTCCAAGTGGTCCGAACACTGAAATTTTCTATGACCGTGGTCCAAAATACGGCGATGATTTTTCTGATCCTGAATTGTATCCGGGTGGAGAAAACGAACGTTATTTAGAAATTTGGAACCTTGTATTCTCGGAGTTTAACCATAATCCAGATCATACGTATACACCACTTCCAAACAAAAATATTGATACAGGGCTTGGTTTAGAGCGTATGGCATCTGTCCTCCAAGATGTGCCAACGAACTACGATACGGATTTATTTATCCCGATTATTCAAGAAGTCGAAAAAATTTCCGGCGAAAAATATGGGGAAGATGAAGCAAAAGATGTTGCGTTTAAAGTCATCGCTGACCACATCCGTACAGTTGCCTTTGCCATTGGTGATGGCGCATTACCGTCCAATGAAGGGCGTGGCTATGTATTAAGAAGATTATTAAGAAGAGCGGTTCGTTTTGCTATGCAACTAGGTATCAACCGACCATTTATGTATGAACTTGTACCAGTTACCGGTTCAATTATGAAAGATTATTACCCTGAAGTTGATGAGAAAAAAGAATTCATCATGAAAGTAATTCAAAATGAAGAAGAGCGTTTCCATGAGACCCTAAGCGATGGGATGTCTATCTTGTCAACAGTCATTGAAAAAGCAAAACAAGATAAAAAACCGCTTGTAAGTGGCGCTGCGGCGTTTCAATTATATGACACATACGGTTTTCCGTTTGAGTTGACGGAAGAGCTAGCGGAAGAAGCAGGCGTTCAAGTTGATGAAGCTAGCTTTAAAAACGAAATGGAAAAACAACGAGAGCGCGCGCGTGCTGCACGTCAAGATGTAGATTCAATGAAAGTACAATCCGGTGTTTTAGGTGATATTCATGACACAAGTGAATTTATTGGTTATGATAACTTAACTACTGAAGCGACAGTATCCAATTTATTACAAAATGGAACATTTATTGAACAAGCTTCAGAGGGGGATGAAATTCAATTTATCTTGAATGTAACACCGTTTTATGCAGAAAGTGGTGGACAAATTGCGGATAAAGGGACGATTGCAACAGATACGTTTACTGCAGACGTTCATAACGTTCAAAAAGCACCGAACGGTCAAAACTTGCATACAGCAACTGTCCGTAGAGGATCTATCACTTCAGGAACGACAGTCGTTGCAACAGTAGATGCAGAAAAAAGAGAGAAAACGATTAAAAATCATACGGCAACCCATTTGCTTCATAAAGCGTTAAAAGTGGTACTTGGTGAACATGTCGCACAAGCAGGTTCATACGTTGGTCCGGATCGTTTACGTTTTGACTTCTCCCATTTTGGTCAAGTGACAGATGAAGAACTTGAGCAAATTGAAAAGCTAGTCAATGATAAAATTTGGGATGATATCGAAGTCGCGATTGCAGAAAAACCAATTGATGAAGCAAAACGTCAAGGTGCGATGGCCTTATTTGGAGAAAAATATGGCGATATCGTTCGTGTCGTAGCAATTGACGATTATTCAATCGAATTATGCGGAGGATGTCATGTTACATCAACTGCTAAAATTGGTCTCTTTAAACTTGTCTCCGAAAGTGGAATTGGTGCGGGAACAAGGCGTATTGAAGCGTTAACAGGTAAGTCTGCATACGAAGCATTTAAAGAGGAAGAAGAGATTCTTAAAACTGCGGCAATGCTGATAAAAGCGAAACCGGTAGAAATGGTTGCGAAAGTTGAATCTGTCCTTTTAAGTATAAAAGAACTTGAACGTGTGAATAATTCACTTTCAGCACAACTCGCAAATAGTCAATTATCTGGCGTACTAGATGGATCTGAAACGATTGGTGATGTAACGGTTGTATCAGCTCGTGTCGATGTGAAAGATAATCAGGCACTTAGACAAATGATGGACGAATTAAAACAAAAGGTTTCTAAAGGCGTCATTGTTCTAGGCACTGTTGTAAATGAAAAAGTCATGCTCGTTGCAGGTGTAACGAATGACCTAAAAACAAGCAATTATCATGCTGGAAAGCTTGTAAATCATGTAGCTTCTCAATGCGATGGTAAGGGCGGCGGTAGACCCGATATGGCAATGGCTGGTGCAAAAGATGCTTCTAAGCTTGATGATGCGCTTCAATCGGTGTATGATTATGTGAAAACAGTCTGA
- the recD2 gene encoding SF1B family DNA helicase RecD2, whose amino-acid sequence MESQTEELYVIGRPFVTIFHNADNLFTICKCAITKTNCDYDEKEIVVKGNFPQLAPEEDYKFIGRLVNHPTYGAQFDVHTFSKEMPGTETGLVQYLSGDLFPGIGAKTAATIVEALGTDAINKILNDASVLDKVPRLTEERKATLVSVLEQNMGLERTIIQLNEWGFGPKVAMRIYQAYREETIELLTENPYRLTEEIEGVGFQRADELGRHLGITGNHPSRIKAAILYTINEFVQSEGHVYVEGEVALPDVKRLLEMSQSMEIPYNSISQAIIELVEEGKLSAEKQRLYAPSLYFSEIGFASKIQEIMSNGSEDQFPVSEIRSAIGEVEERLGVNYAETQVAAIEKALHSPAMILTGGPGTGKTTVIRGFVEVFAELHGLSLDPAEYAKKKEAFPIILAAPTGRAAKRMSESTELPAMTIHRLLGFTGQQKEEETEREIEGKLVIIDEMSMVDTWLAHQLLKALPKDVQILFVGDQDQLPSVGPGQVLKDMLESNVIPVVELTEIYRQSAGSTIIEMAHMIKRSEWSTNIVGKTSDRSFIAASADRILDAVHQIIDNAISKGHSIKDIQVLAPMYKGPAGIDGLNKMIQAMVNPPGPQRKEVTFGDVVYRIGDKVLQLVNQPESNVFNGDMGEVISIIKANETVDKKELLVVSYDGIEVTYERKDLNQITLSYCCSIHKSQGSEFPIVIMPIVRGHRKMLKRNLLYTGITRAQKFLILCGEPEEFKAGILRADELARQTTLQERLNAYGETLTEASAEVSVETDDIEQEEVEQNYELTTDTFLAIDPMIGMAGITPYTYLQDVD is encoded by the coding sequence GTGGAAAGTCAAACCGAAGAACTGTATGTAATTGGAAGACCGTTCGTTACAATATTTCATAATGCGGATAATCTCTTTACAATTTGTAAATGTGCAATTACAAAAACGAACTGCGATTATGATGAAAAAGAAATTGTTGTAAAAGGGAACTTTCCACAACTTGCTCCTGAAGAAGATTATAAGTTTATTGGTAGGCTCGTCAATCATCCAACGTACGGCGCCCAATTCGATGTACATACCTTCTCAAAGGAAATGCCCGGAACGGAAACCGGACTCGTTCAATATTTGTCTGGTGATTTATTTCCAGGGATTGGGGCGAAGACAGCCGCTACAATCGTTGAAGCATTAGGGACAGATGCGATTAACAAAATACTAAATGACGCTTCTGTTTTGGATAAAGTTCCCCGTTTAACGGAAGAACGAAAGGCCACACTTGTCTCTGTATTGGAACAAAATATGGGGCTTGAACGAACAATTATTCAGTTAAATGAATGGGGCTTCGGACCGAAAGTAGCCATGCGAATCTATCAAGCCTACCGTGAGGAAACGATAGAACTTTTAACTGAAAATCCGTACCGATTGACAGAGGAAATCGAGGGTGTCGGCTTTCAAAGAGCTGATGAGCTAGGGCGACACTTGGGGATAACAGGGAATCACCCATCTAGAATTAAAGCGGCTATTTTATACACAATAAATGAATTCGTACAATCGGAAGGGCATGTATATGTAGAAGGGGAAGTTGCTTTACCTGATGTGAAGCGTCTGCTTGAAATGAGTCAATCTATGGAAATTCCCTATAATAGTATTTCACAAGCGATCATTGAACTTGTAGAAGAAGGGAAATTATCCGCTGAAAAACAAAGGCTGTATGCCCCGTCCTTATACTTTTCGGAAATTGGCTTTGCGTCTAAAATACAAGAGATTATGAGTAATGGGTCTGAAGATCAGTTTCCTGTTTCAGAAATTCGTTCGGCAATTGGGGAAGTGGAAGAGCGTCTTGGTGTCAATTATGCGGAAACACAAGTCGCAGCGATTGAAAAAGCGCTACATTCACCGGCAATGATTTTAACGGGCGGTCCTGGTACAGGGAAGACGACGGTAATTCGAGGGTTTGTGGAAGTCTTTGCAGAACTTCACGGATTGTCTTTGGATCCGGCGGAGTATGCAAAAAAGAAAGAAGCATTCCCAATTATTTTAGCTGCACCAACCGGGAGAGCGGCGAAACGGATGTCGGAATCGACAGAACTGCCTGCGATGACAATCCATCGTCTACTCGGTTTTACAGGCCAACAAAAAGAAGAAGAGACTGAACGAGAAATCGAAGGAAAACTCGTCATTATCGATGAAATGTCCATGGTCGATACATGGCTAGCCCATCAGCTATTAAAAGCGCTTCCGAAAGACGTACAAATTTTATTTGTCGGGGACCAAGATCAATTGCCATCCGTCGGACCTGGTCAAGTGTTAAAGGATATGTTGGAATCTAACGTGATTCCTGTAGTTGAATTAACAGAGATTTATCGTCAAAGTGCAGGATCCACGATTATTGAAATGGCCCACATGATTAAACGTTCGGAGTGGTCTACTAACATCGTCGGTAAAACATCTGACCGTTCTTTTATAGCGGCAAGTGCCGACCGAATTTTGGATGCCGTGCATCAAATAATTGACAATGCAATTTCCAAAGGACATAGCATAAAAGATATACAAGTGTTGGCGCCGATGTATAAAGGACCTGCAGGCATTGACGGCTTAAATAAAATGATTCAGGCAATGGTGAATCCACCGGGCCCTCAGCGGAAGGAAGTAACATTTGGTGACGTTGTTTACCGGATTGGCGATAAAGTACTTCAGCTTGTTAATCAACCGGAAAGTAACGTGTTTAACGGCGATATGGGCGAAGTCATTAGCATTATTAAAGCGAATGAAACGGTCGATAAAAAAGAATTACTTGTCGTTTCTTATGATGGTATCGAAGTGACCTATGAGAGAAAAGATTTAAATCAAATTACGCTATCGTATTGTTGCTCCATTCATAAGTCACAAGGTAGTGAATTTCCAATTGTCATTATGCCAATCGTGCGTGGTCATCGGAAAATGTTGAAACGAAATCTTCTTTATACGGGCATTACACGCGCTCAAAAGTTTTTAATTCTTTGTGGTGAACCAGAAGAGTTTAAAGCAGGTATTTTAAGGGCGGATGAACTCGCACGCCAAACGACCTTACAAGAGCGCTTAAATGCATACGGCGAAACCCTTACAGAAGCTTCAGCGGAAGTAAGTGTAGAAACGGATGACATTGAGCAAGAAGAAGTAGAACAAAATTACGAACTAACGACCGATACTTTTCTTGCGATTGACCCGATGATAGGGATGGCCGGTATTACGCCATATACTTACTTACAGGATGTGGATTGA
- a CDS encoding tetratricopeptide repeat protein: MDHNEKGIIALQNGQYEKAIEAFLKAIEEKPEEAVGYINVGNVFASIGDTEKAEPFFQKAITLDEEAGTAIYGLANLYYNEERYEEASKLYEQAIRKGVEEADAYFMLGKSLERADEAKLALPYLQRAAELAPTDLEVRLSYGISLANLELFDQAGEEFRYVVEHDEENADAHYNLGFLYAVSTDRKEDALKHLKQAFTLNPEYEQARYIYDMIQLDES; this comes from the coding sequence ATGGATCATAACGAAAAAGGCATTATCGCCTTACAAAATGGACAATATGAAAAAGCAATCGAAGCTTTTTTAAAAGCAATTGAAGAAAAGCCAGAAGAAGCAGTCGGGTATATAAATGTTGGTAACGTATTTGCTTCAATAGGCGATACCGAAAAAGCAGAGCCTTTTTTCCAAAAAGCCATTACATTAGACGAAGAGGCGGGTACGGCCATTTACGGTCTTGCCAATCTATATTATAACGAGGAACGTTATGAAGAAGCCTCAAAGCTATATGAACAAGCGATTCGTAAAGGTGTAGAAGAGGCGGATGCGTATTTTATGCTCGGGAAAAGTCTAGAGCGTGCCGATGAAGCAAAGTTAGCGTTGCCTTATTTACAAAGAGCTGCAGAACTTGCGCCAACTGACCTAGAAGTGCGGCTATCTTACGGAATTTCACTTGCCAATTTAGAGTTATTTGATCAAGCAGGAGAGGAATTCCGTTACGTTGTAGAACATGATGAGGAAAATGCAGATGCGCATTATAATTTAGGCTTTTTATACGCTGTATCGACTGACCGTAAAGAAGATGCACTCAAACATTTAAAGCAAGCATTTACACTCAACCCAGAGTATGAACAAGCGCGTTATATTTACGATATGATTCAACTTGACGAAAGTTAA